The Streptomonospora litoralis genome window below encodes:
- the ychF gene encoding redox-regulated ATPase YchF — protein sequence MSLSIGIVGLPNVGKSTLFNALTKNEALAANYPFATIEPNVGVVGVPDSRLGTLAGIFSSAKVIPATVDFVDIAGIVRGASEGEGLGNQFLANIRESDAVCQVIRVFDDPDVTHVDGDIQPSRDIETINTELILADLQTLEKALPRLEKDAKRNAKDKTAQQVLAAAQEARRVLDEGVSLSVGAQPAGIDVSLLRELNLLTVKPFLYVFNLDTDELSDPALRAKLSELVAPSEAIFLDAKIEAELAELDEEEAAELLESMGQTESGLAQLARVGFATLGLQTYLTAGPKESRAWTIRKGATAPEAAGAIHTDFQRGFIKAEIVSFPDLVEAGSMQAARSAGKVRMEGKEYVMSDGDVVEFRFNV from the coding sequence GTGAGTCTGTCTATCGGAATCGTCGGCCTGCCCAACGTCGGCAAGTCCACGCTGTTCAACGCACTGACCAAGAACGAAGCCCTGGCGGCGAACTACCCGTTCGCCACCATCGAGCCCAACGTGGGCGTCGTGGGGGTGCCCGACTCCCGGCTCGGCACCCTGGCCGGGATCTTCTCCTCGGCCAAGGTCATCCCCGCCACGGTCGACTTCGTGGACATCGCCGGCATCGTGCGCGGCGCCTCCGAGGGCGAGGGACTGGGCAACCAGTTCCTGGCCAACATCCGCGAGAGCGACGCCGTGTGCCAGGTCATCCGCGTGTTCGACGATCCCGACGTCACGCATGTCGACGGCGACATCCAGCCCTCGCGCGACATCGAGACCATCAACACCGAGCTGATCCTCGCCGACCTGCAGACCCTGGAGAAGGCGCTGCCGCGGCTGGAGAAGGACGCCAAGCGCAACGCCAAGGACAAGACCGCCCAGCAGGTCCTGGCTGCCGCCCAGGAGGCGCGCCGGGTCCTGGACGAGGGCGTGAGCCTCTCCGTGGGCGCGCAGCCCGCCGGTATCGACGTCTCCCTGCTGCGTGAGCTGAACCTGCTCACCGTCAAGCCGTTCCTGTACGTGTTCAACCTCGACACCGACGAGCTGTCCGACCCCGCGCTGCGTGCCAAGCTCTCGGAGCTGGTCGCCCCCTCCGAGGCGATCTTCCTCGACGCCAAGATCGAGGCGGAGCTCGCCGAACTCGACGAAGAGGAAGCGGCCGAGCTGCTGGAGTCCATGGGCCAGACCGAATCCGGGCTCGCCCAGCTCGCCCGCGTCGGGTTCGCCACACTCGGGCTGCAGACCTACCTCACCGCGGGCCCCAAGGAGTCGCGCGCCTGGACGATCCGCAAGGGCGCCACCGCTCCGGAGGCGGCCGGCGCGATCCACACCGACTTCCAGCGGGGCTTCATCAAGGCCGAGATCGTCTCCTTCCCCGACCTCGTCGAGGCCGGTTCGATGCAAGCCGCCCGCTCGGCGGGCAAGGTGCGCATGGAGGGCAAGGAGTACGTGATGTCCGACGGCGACGTGGTGGAGTTCCGGTTCAACGTGTAG
- a CDS encoding RCC1 domain-containing protein, with protein MTVLAAGRRHSVACRPDGRTIATGNSRARECDVYTWSDVVSVAAGNVHPAPNTGRSHTVGLRSDGTVTATGWSGDGQCDVRQWSDVTAIAAGWRVTLGVRGNGTVLAAGRRSEGQCEVGAWTGIVSVACGDWHSVGVRADGSAIAAGSDRRAQCDVGEWRGLVSVAAGYLHTVGLRADGRAIATGGSGAGECDVSGWRDVIAVAAGSRHTVALHADGTALAVGDNDHGQCEVQAWDGITAIAAGAAHTLGLRTDGTVVATGSNADGQCEVETWHGLVPPR; from the coding sequence TTGACCGTACTGGCCGCCGGCCGACGGCACTCCGTCGCCTGCCGCCCGGACGGGCGGACCATCGCCACGGGCAACAGTCGGGCCCGCGAATGCGACGTCTACACCTGGTCAGATGTCGTTTCTGTAGCGGCCGGAAACGTCCACCCCGCACCGAATACCGGTCGCTCGCACACCGTCGGACTCCGATCCGACGGGACTGTCACGGCCACGGGCTGGAGCGGCGACGGTCAATGCGACGTGCGGCAGTGGTCCGACGTAACCGCGATCGCGGCCGGTTGGCGGGTGACCCTGGGGGTGCGGGGGAACGGCACCGTACTGGCCGCTGGACGACGCTCGGAGGGTCAGTGCGAGGTCGGCGCGTGGACCGGCATCGTGTCGGTCGCGTGCGGCGATTGGCACTCGGTCGGGGTCCGAGCCGATGGCAGCGCAATCGCCGCCGGTAGCGATCGCCGCGCCCAGTGCGACGTCGGCGAGTGGCGGGGACTGGTCTCCGTCGCCGCGGGCTACCTGCACACGGTCGGGCTGCGCGCGGACGGTAGGGCGATCGCGACCGGCGGGAGCGGTGCCGGCGAATGCGATGTCTCCGGGTGGCGGGACGTGATCGCCGTGGCCGCAGGCAGCCGACACACCGTGGCACTCCACGCAGACGGCACGGCGCTCGCAGTGGGCGACAACGATCACGGACAGTGCGAAGTACAGGCTTGGGACGGCATCACGGCGATCGCCGCGGGCGCGGCCCATACGCTCGGCCTGCGCACCGACGGCACCGTCGTGGCGACCGGGAGCAACGCAGACGGCCAGTGCGAGGTCGAGACGTGGCACGGCCTCGTGCCGCCTCGGTAA
- a CDS encoding DNA-binding protein: MAMTLRLTDAEDQALTEQAAREHRSKQEVAKAAILEYTSRRTRSRDDLLAKIGRENAGALKRLADS, translated from the coding sequence ATGGCCATGACTCTTCGACTCACTGACGCTGAGGACCAGGCCCTCACGGAGCAGGCCGCTCGGGAGCACAGGTCCAAGCAGGAGGTCGCCAAAGCCGCGATTCTCGAGTACACGTCGCGTCGTACGCGTAGCCGCGACGACCTGCTCGCCAAGATCGGCCGCGAGAACGCTGGGGCGCTCAAGCGGCTGGCTGATTCGTGA
- a CDS encoding type II toxin-antitoxin system death-on-curing family toxin, translating into MSEATEYLDLDDLVAAADVAIGSRPQVRDWGLLEAALARPRASVFGEDAYPGLNVKAAALLHSLVTNHGLVDGNKRLGLVAVLLFYGMNGCDLTATEDERVELIVAVSDGRLSDVEKIAEHLAPWVSRL; encoded by the coding sequence GTGAGCGAGGCAACCGAGTACCTCGACCTTGACGATCTTGTGGCGGCGGCCGATGTAGCGATCGGCAGCCGCCCACAGGTGCGGGACTGGGGCCTGCTGGAGGCGGCCCTTGCTCGACCCAGGGCTTCGGTATTCGGTGAGGACGCCTACCCGGGTCTCAATGTGAAGGCCGCCGCGCTGCTGCACTCGCTCGTCACCAATCACGGTCTCGTGGATGGCAACAAGCGGTTGGGGCTGGTCGCTGTCCTGCTGTTTTACGGTATGAACGGCTGTGACCTGACGGCGACCGAGGACGAGCGAGTCGAATTGATCGTCGCCGTCTCCGATGGGCGGCTCAGCGACGTGGAGAAGATCGCGGAGCACCTGGCTCCGTGGGTCAGCCGTCTTTGA
- a CDS encoding conjugal transfer protein: protein MARKPAARRGGGPDEQSAEADGYEFGDPPRRSRRPRAGTGGRWWLWVGRAVLWAFILVVIFNGIWMPLRDGLAEPSPDEEPTAEKPAFPETSAAGFAARFARVYLNASGLQGEERADALAGFVPEGRAASFAAEGQSLTGDNVGVVGVDVRDDHNAIVTLSADVGGSPMSLDVPVYAAGADSFVVSGPPALLAAPGRARLPEPESAETDAAAREELLPRLERFFGAYAEDPDYISDFVEPGARIDRLPPGTLEFVELVDIAVPADGSGDNDGRRVTAEVVWRPAGADETASTELTQSYELTVVRDGENWYVREIHGAPQSFGE, encoded by the coding sequence ATGGCTCGCAAGCCGGCCGCGCGGCGCGGCGGCGGACCCGATGAGCAGTCCGCCGAGGCGGACGGCTACGAGTTCGGCGACCCCCCGCGGCGCAGTCGGCGCCCCCGCGCCGGGACCGGCGGGCGCTGGTGGCTCTGGGTGGGCCGCGCCGTTCTCTGGGCGTTCATCCTCGTCGTCATCTTCAACGGCATCTGGATGCCGCTGCGCGACGGTCTCGCCGAGCCCTCGCCCGACGAGGAGCCCACCGCCGAGAAGCCGGCCTTCCCCGAGACCTCCGCGGCGGGATTCGCCGCGCGCTTCGCCCGCGTCTATCTGAACGCCTCCGGACTGCAGGGCGAGGAGCGCGCCGACGCGCTCGCGGGATTCGTGCCCGAGGGGCGCGCCGCCTCCTTCGCCGCCGAGGGGCAGTCGCTCACCGGTGACAACGTCGGTGTCGTCGGCGTCGACGTCCGTGACGACCACAACGCGATCGTCACACTCAGCGCCGACGTCGGCGGCTCGCCCATGAGCCTGGACGTCCCCGTCTACGCCGCCGGCGCCGACAGCTTCGTCGTGTCGGGGCCGCCGGCCCTGCTCGCAGCCCCCGGCCGCGCCCGGCTGCCCGAGCCGGAATCCGCCGAGACAGACGCCGCCGCCCGCGAAGAGCTGCTGCCCCGCCTGGAGCGCTTCTTCGGCGCCTATGCCGAAGACCCCGACTACATCTCCGACTTCGTCGAGCCGGGCGCCCGCATCGACCGGCTGCCGCCCGGAACCTTGGAGTTCGTCGAACTTGTGGACATCGCCGTACCCGCGGACGGTTCGGGGGACAATGATGGTCGCCGGGTCACGGCCGAAGTGGTGTGGCGGCCTGCCGGCGCAGACGAGACCGCATCCACCGAACTCACCCAAAGCTACGAGCTCACCGTCGTGAGGGACGGGGAGAACTGGTATGTGCGAGAGATCCATGGGGCACCGCAGTCGTTCGGCGAGTAG
- a CDS encoding conjugal transfer protein — translation MDLPTYTNIWRIEKKLYKLYDFRLPQPVSVVYIGVVVGVGFVWVMLLRLLGVPLQMPLHVVYIVPPFVIAFLATRPVVEGKRLSELIVSQVRFLAEPRVYTRLRPEHERGAVEVTVRVWHRHPQAGPLPQISGDAVEHEHEHERARRPERGEAPQHRRELEPRRTAEQAPSLAEALPAAPERLPDAGEREPEPLWDTGASALGAAPAAQEHAAHHGYSEDARGPVGEPQERVRPLRESDTAAEGGRRPERDKRPEPPPPAADSADEVGAEPDPAMEADEWVRPFRASEADAVAENGRRAESDMEPEAPSPSPEGGDPWAAESAQPSGTGREPAEAHAAARPEPPTEAEPPDLRREWEWDYGRDRDVPRRGVGLKILNYFGFALDKAPQHQEPPEQREPEPEPGGRSRSARYRGPDSGPIPGAARTPGQLADRLAAAEVEAGGAPGPDDADVRPREVAQAAPPAAEQSPLRHGEPQRAAAEPASAEPPFAAGATARSRAEEMMSAPLPAQAQPRSHALPEEEPAPAEPREEPAAPASAPQQKDAAPPEPTGPTGSGGGAQRRLRGRVQGRQVARRLERERSVEDVPDEATESAAPGAGTGDPDRVRERARAPQPPEPAHGSGRPTGRPSLRERRAQRRPHAAPWDLPTPLDRAESAESGSGAERSGAAAPGVESMPAHGHGTVRPTDPEAAPEPPAPDSRSTEAPSDGPWAADKPELQLDHGTGEHESMSDAARAARPPMGGDVGSAPRDHAEEARPAAADACFAGEDAQRRTGEAARGEGAEQLPESASRTSAESEHGAGKPPLQLDHGTGEHESMSEVVRVFSAPPGSRTERTGHRESADAAPGAAAPVDGAAQGTPAPAPAGPGAPEDSVDGAATAADDRSAQDRTPADAASAPADQADAAASPASAAPVPAESAADGGAETAPGDHDDQDRRPEPGGGTVGGAAHEAAAANAAEPAQEREDGQAGQQSAPEREDARRGPDDRLAVLDKYLSHADTPPPPQPRFAEAGGEAPRRPVAWFTDTPAADGSADASGGDSREPQRSEGDEDRGRRRDDSDGEHGAAAVSSRGQQPAETALWPGRHDSFAPQPPRDKGAAAEHGGKPPAGGAESDAVPGGDGHTAAAETGRTDGARASDAPRGPAAHVRTDESATPRSEGSDAASFDADRPPEAESPRRGAAPAEESHERAESDASQVQPASAVDAAGTGTDGRPGPVEEARGGAAAPSGGAGVRAAGDAASAAEVGADSGAEGIGDGAAAGVPSTDAAGERADQGAAVFAVDAADTGMGSGPGAVEEGRGAVGDRAAGEAAPPTDAGAGSGDDGTRGDAAAAVPEFGQEAPAEAARADLAPSLVVPGKPPLELDHGTGEHESFGHVDAPARRTSAADLEAAEAAAIRARRNRISGAAAAVETDHGAGPGSAQAAGAAEDEPADSGAEAAGTAEDADRSDDHSDRLSRTIRANPGAPQEPAVAPWAEGGADAPAVGSLGPAAADHAEYHADTPADERSAPSAPAADIDDGVFARVAQNARRISHLFGQTPPGTPPENAPRDGGTEEGDVPAAPPAPQAGGHPVQRHEPSPHGEAAAAEPAADTEKPELQLDHGTGEQQGLGGPSGSAPAQREGRPASPASAAQATESGGTRGWRRLARVVTGGSPAAAKTDLPAGDIERLRTPLQSPRNVVVLGCTGGAGQTVTTLMLGHTLAAHRDERVVAVDVNPGGGGLSRRIRTETPETLTSLLANADAVHSYAGLRRYTSRTPTGLEVVATLDDPYVQTLDDRDYAGLAGLLERHYEVTVLDPAATGVARALPVADGMVLVAPASEDAARAVAMTFEWLDGHGYAALRSTAVVVINGVSKRSLADVDAAEQVARGRCRAIVRVPWDDHLAAGKSVDVAALRSTTRRAHAALGGVLMHGLDASAPAQAPAPGQGRSREPEARR, via the coding sequence GTGGACCTGCCCACGTACACCAACATCTGGCGTATCGAGAAAAAGCTCTACAAACTGTATGACTTCCGGCTGCCCCAGCCGGTCTCGGTCGTCTACATCGGTGTCGTCGTGGGCGTGGGCTTCGTCTGGGTGATGCTGCTGCGGCTGCTCGGGGTGCCGCTGCAGATGCCGCTGCACGTGGTCTACATCGTGCCGCCGTTCGTGATCGCCTTCCTGGCCACCCGGCCGGTCGTCGAGGGGAAGCGGCTCAGCGAGCTGATCGTGTCGCAGGTGCGGTTCCTCGCCGAACCCCGTGTCTACACTCGGCTGCGGCCCGAGCACGAGCGCGGTGCCGTCGAAGTGACGGTGCGTGTCTGGCACCGCCATCCGCAGGCCGGTCCGCTGCCGCAGATCAGCGGGGACGCTGTCGAGCACGAGCACGAGCACGAACGCGCCCGTCGGCCCGAGCGCGGCGAGGCGCCGCAGCACCGCCGGGAGCTTGAGCCGCGCAGGACGGCCGAGCAGGCGCCCTCCCTCGCCGAGGCGCTGCCCGCCGCTCCCGAGCGGCTGCCGGACGCCGGAGAACGGGAGCCGGAGCCGCTGTGGGACACCGGAGCGAGCGCACTCGGCGCCGCACCGGCCGCGCAGGAGCACGCAGCCCACCACGGATACTCCGAGGACGCACGCGGTCCGGTGGGGGAACCGCAGGAGCGGGTGCGCCCCCTCCGCGAATCGGACACGGCTGCGGAAGGCGGTCGGCGGCCCGAGCGCGACAAGAGGCCGGAGCCGCCGCCGCCGGCGGCCGATTCCGCGGACGAGGTCGGCGCCGAACCCGACCCGGCGATGGAGGCGGACGAATGGGTGCGCCCGTTCCGTGCATCGGAGGCGGACGCGGTCGCGGAAAACGGTCGGCGGGCCGAGTCGGACATGGAGCCTGAAGCGCCGTCTCCGTCGCCGGAGGGCGGCGACCCGTGGGCGGCCGAGTCCGCGCAGCCGTCGGGCACGGGGCGCGAACCGGCCGAAGCGCACGCCGCCGCCCGCCCGGAGCCGCCGACCGAAGCCGAGCCGCCCGACCTCCGCCGGGAGTGGGAGTGGGACTACGGTCGCGACCGCGACGTCCCGCGGCGCGGCGTCGGCCTGAAGATCCTCAACTACTTCGGGTTCGCCCTCGACAAGGCCCCCCAGCACCAAGAGCCGCCCGAGCAGCGGGAACCCGAGCCGGAGCCCGGCGGCCGCAGTCGCTCGGCACGCTACCGCGGCCCCGATTCCGGGCCGATCCCCGGTGCGGCGCGCACGCCGGGCCAGCTCGCCGACCGCCTGGCGGCGGCCGAGGTCGAGGCCGGGGGTGCGCCGGGACCCGACGACGCCGATGTCCGCCCCCGCGAGGTGGCGCAGGCGGCCCCACCCGCTGCGGAGCAGTCGCCACTGCGGCACGGGGAACCGCAGCGCGCGGCGGCCGAGCCGGCATCCGCCGAGCCCCCGTTCGCCGCTGGGGCCACGGCCCGCAGCCGCGCCGAGGAGATGATGTCGGCGCCGCTCCCAGCCCAGGCACAGCCCCGTTCCCACGCCCTGCCGGAGGAGGAGCCCGCTCCCGCCGAGCCGCGGGAAGAGCCCGCTGCGCCCGCCTCGGCCCCGCAGCAGAAGGACGCTGCGCCCCCCGAACCGACCGGGCCGACCGGGTCGGGCGGTGGTGCTCAGCGCCGACTCCGCGGACGCGTCCAGGGCAGGCAGGTGGCCCGTCGACTGGAGCGCGAGCGTTCGGTCGAGGACGTGCCGGATGAGGCCACAGAATCCGCCGCACCCGGTGCCGGAACCGGCGACCCCGACCGAGTCCGCGAGCGCGCACGCGCCCCGCAGCCGCCCGAGCCCGCACACGGTTCCGGTCGGCCGACCGGCCGCCCGTCGCTGCGCGAGCGCCGCGCCCAGCGCCGACCGCACGCCGCGCCGTGGGACCTGCCTACGCCGCTGGATCGCGCGGAATCCGCCGAGTCCGGCAGTGGAGCCGAGCGTTCGGGTGCCGCGGCGCCCGGTGTCGAAAGCATGCCTGCGCACGGCCACGGCACGGTCCGGCCGACCGATCCCGAAGCGGCTCCGGAGCCCCCGGCGCCTGATTCGCGATCCACCGAAGCACCCTCGGACGGGCCCTGGGCGGCGGACAAGCCCGAACTGCAGTTGGACCACGGCACGGGCGAGCACGAAAGCATGTCCGACGCCGCGCGCGCCGCTCGGCCGCCGATGGGCGGCGACGTCGGCTCCGCCCCCCGGGATCACGCCGAAGAAGCGCGCCCTGCGGCGGCCGACGCCTGCTTCGCCGGCGAGGACGCACAGCGCCGTACGGGGGAAGCCGCCCGTGGCGAGGGTGCGGAACAGCTGCCCGAGTCGGCCTCCCGCACTTCGGCGGAATCCGAGCATGGAGCGGGGAAGCCGCCGCTGCAGCTCGATCACGGCACCGGTGAGCACGAAAGCATGTCCGAGGTCGTGCGCGTGTTCTCCGCACCGCCGGGAAGCCGGACCGAACGGACCGGGCACCGGGAATCCGCGGACGCGGCGCCGGGCGCAGCCGCCCCGGTGGACGGAGCGGCCCAGGGCACCCCCGCCCCGGCCCCCGCTGGACCGGGCGCACCCGAGGACTCCGTCGACGGCGCGGCAACGGCCGCCGACGACCGGTCGGCGCAGGACCGGACCCCCGCTGATGCCGCATCCGCGCCCGCCGACCAAGCCGACGCGGCCGCCTCGCCCGCCAGCGCGGCTCCGGTGCCCGCCGAGTCCGCCGCGGACGGCGGCGCCGAAACCGCTCCCGGCGACCACGACGACCAGGATCGCCGCCCGGAGCCGGGCGGCGGCACGGTCGGCGGCGCTGCCCACGAGGCCGCCGCTGCGAACGCCGCGGAGCCCGCGCAGGAGCGAGAGGACGGGCAAGCCGGGCAGCAGTCCGCACCCGAGCGCGAAGACGCGCGCCGCGGCCCGGACGATCGCTTGGCGGTCCTGGACAAGTACCTGAGCCACGCCGACACCCCGCCCCCGCCGCAACCGCGCTTCGCCGAGGCGGGCGGCGAGGCACCGCGCCGCCCGGTGGCCTGGTTCACCGACACTCCCGCTGCTGACGGCTCCGCGGACGCGTCGGGCGGCGACTCCAGGGAACCGCAGCGCTCGGAGGGGGACGAGGACCGCGGCCGCCGCCGGGACGACTCCGACGGCGAGCACGGTGCCGCGGCGGTCTCGTCGCGGGGGCAGCAACCAGCGGAGACGGCTCTCTGGCCGGGGCGGCACGATTCCTTCGCCCCCCAGCCGCCCCGCGACAAGGGCGCCGCCGCTGAGCATGGCGGGAAGCCCCCGGCAGGGGGCGCCGAAAGCGATGCCGTGCCCGGCGGAGACGGCCACACCGCCGCCGCGGAAACCGGGCGGACCGACGGCGCCCGTGCCTCCGACGCTCCACGCGGCCCGGCTGCGCACGTGCGGACCGATGAGTCCGCCACCCCTCGCTCGGAGGGCTCGGACGCCGCCTCTTTCGACGCCGACCGGCCGCCGGAAGCCGAGAGCCCCCGCCGCGGCGCGGCCCCCGCGGAAGAATCGCACGAGCGCGCCGAATCCGATGCGAGCCAGGTGCAGCCCGCTTCCGCAGTTGACGCGGCAGGCACCGGGACGGATGGTCGGCCCGGTCCGGTCGAGGAGGCCCGTGGCGGCGCTGCTGCGCCGTCCGGGGGTGCAGGAGTCCGTGCCGCGGGCGACGCGGCGTCGGCGGCCGAGGTGGGGGCGGATTCCGGTGCCGAGGGCATCGGGGACGGTGCCGCTGCTGGGGTGCCTTCGACGGATGCCGCGGGTGAGCGAGCGGATCAGGGCGCCGCTGTTTTCGCAGTTGACGCGGCAGACACCGGGATGGGCAGTGGGCCCGGTGCGGTCGAGGAGGGCCGCGGTGCCGTAGGAGACCGTGCCGCGGGTGAGGCGGCACCTCCGACCGACGCGGGGGCGGGTTCCGGCGACGACGGCACCCGGGGCGATGCCGCCGCCGCTGTACCGGAGTTCGGGCAGGAGGCGCCAGCCGAGGCGGCGCGGGCCGACCTCGCGCCCTCGCTGGTGGTGCCCGGTAAGCCGCCGCTGGAGTTGGACCACGGCACCGGCGAGCACGAGTCCTTCGGCCACGTCGACGCCCCGGCGCGCCGCACGTCGGCCGCGGATCTGGAGGCGGCCGAGGCGGCCGCCATCCGCGCGCGCCGCAACCGGATATCCGGCGCCGCGGCAGCGGTCGAGACCGACCACGGCGCCGGCCCCGGTAGCGCCCAAGCGGCCGGAGCCGCCGAAGACGAGCCCGCCGACTCCGGCGCCGAGGCGGCGGGTACCGCCGAGGACGCGGACCGCTCGGACGACCACTCGGACCGGCTCTCCCGAACGATCCGCGCCAACCCCGGAGCTCCCCAGGAACCGGCCGTGGCGCCGTGGGCCGAAGGCGGCGCGGACGCGCCCGCGGTGGGAAGTCTCGGCCCAGCGGCCGCCGACCACGCCGAATACCACGCCGACACCCCCGCAGACGAGCGGTCGGCGCCCAGCGCACCGGCGGCGGACATCGACGACGGGGTCTTCGCCCGTGTCGCGCAGAACGCCCGCCGCATCAGCCACCTCTTCGGGCAGACGCCACCGGGCACCCCACCCGAGAACGCCCCGCGCGACGGGGGGACCGAAGAGGGCGACGTACCCGCCGCGCCGCCCGCTCCACAAGCGGGCGGGCATCCCGTCCAACGCCACGAGCCCTCTCCCCACGGCGAGGCCGCGGCCGCAGAACCCGCTGCGGACACCGAGAAACCCGAACTGCAACTCGACCACGGCACCGGTGAGCAGCAGGGCCTCGGCGGCCCCTCCGGCAGCGCGCCCGCCCAGCGTGAAGGCCGCCCCGCGTCCCCCGCCTCCGCGGCGCAAGCCACCGAATCCGGGGGCACCCGCGGTTGGCGGCGCCTCGCCCGCGTGGTCACCGGCGGCTCCCCGGCCGCCGCGAAGACCGACCTCCCCGCCGGCGACATCGAGCGGCTGCGCACCCCGCTGCAGAGCCCGCGCAACGTGGTCGTGCTGGGTTGCACCGGGGGAGCGGGCCAGACCGTCACCACGCTCATGCTCGGACACACCCTCGCCGCACACCGCGACGAGCGCGTCGTCGCGGTCGACGTCAACCCCGGCGGCGGCGGACTGTCCCGGCGCATCCGCACCGAGACCCCGGAGACCCTGACCTCGCTGCTGGCCAACGCCGACGCCGTGCACAGCTACGCCGGCCTGCGCCGCTACACCTCGCGCACCCCCACCGGCCTGGAGGTCGTCGCCACACTCGACGACCCCTACGTGCAGACCCTCGACGACCGCGACTACGCGGGCCTCGCCGGGCTGCTGGAGCGCCACTACGAGGTCACCGTGCTCGACCCGGCCGCCACCGGCGTCGCGCGGGCGCTCCCGGTGGCCGACGGCATGGTCCTGGTCGCGCCCGCCAGCGAGGACGCCGCACGTGCCGTCGCCATGACCTTCGAATGGCTCGACGGCCACGGATACGCGGCGCTGCGCTCCACAGCGGTCGTGGTGATCAACGGGGTCAGCAAGCGCAGCCTGGCCGACGTCGACGCGGCGGAGCAGGTGGCGCGCGGACGGTGCCGGGCGATCGTGCGCGTGCCGTGGGACGACCACCTGGCCGCGGGCAAGTCGGTCGACGTCGCCGCGCTGCGTTCCACCACCCGCCGCGCCCACGCCGCCCTGGGCGGCGTGCTGATGCACGGACTGGACGCCTCCGCCCCGGCGCAGGCGCCCGCGCCCGGCCAAGGGCGGAGCCGGGAGCCGGAGGCCCGCCGATGA